Proteins encoded in a region of the Buteo buteo chromosome 11, bButBut1.hap1.1, whole genome shotgun sequence genome:
- the LOC142036385 gene encoding SLAM family member 8-like isoform X2, whose product MEGELARSKAQLPSLLLALLSLWPELLFGQARAQPQEVNGVLGGTVLLSPALPPNKTVKEIEWSFSDGDSATIQVAEFGPGGFERPDPKDRFKDRLEMFNKMALKIRALERGDSGVYGARIKLQPALVEDQFFNLSIYESVPSPRTRSQLLASTLEWCNLTLQCQGAGKGAVNVTWKKDNIIRDLTSDRHQLSPDGTTLRLALPPTAANVTYACTVSNPADQKVVLFDLQAICQSGGGQTSFSKSGYIVLTLILLAVSLGGAFWCWRMNSEKAADPAATPTAPAEESPSDPQYAEIVRRSPPEGNDQGLSHPENNQEQSPPQKALVTTVYEQIHRAPEDTAEEVT is encoded by the exons AGCTCCTCTTTGGCCAAGCCAGGGCACAGCCCCAGGAGGTGAATGGTGTCCTGGGGGGGACCGtgctgctctccccagctctgccccccaACAAGACAGTGAAGGAAATCGAGTGGAGCTTTTCAGATGGTGACAGTGCCACCATTCAAGTGGCAGAGTTTGGCCCCGGCGGCTTTGAGCGCCCTGACCCCAAGGACCGGTTCAAGGACCGGCTGGAGATGTTCAACAAGATGGCGCTGAAGATCAGGGCCTTGGAGCGGGGCGACAGTGGGGTCTACGGGGCTCGGATTAAACTGCAGCCGGCACTGGTGGAGGATCAGTTCTTCAACCTCTCCATCTATG AGTCGGTGCCAAGCCCCCGGACCCGCAGCCAGCTCCTGGCCAGCACCCTGGAGTGGTGCAACCTGACGTTGCAGTGCCAGGGCGCCGGGAAAGGCGCCGTCAATGTCACCTGGAAGAAGGACAACATCATCCGGGACCTGACCTCTGACCGCCACCAGCTCTCCCCGGACGGGACCACCCTACGGTTGGCCCTACCACCCACCGCCGCCAACGTCACCTACGCCTGCACCGTCAGCAACCCTGCTGACCAGAAGGTCGTCCTCTTTGACCTGCAAGCCATCTGCCAAAGCGGAG GGGGACAGACGTCCTTCTCAAAGTCGGGGTACATCGTCCTGACCCTCATCCTGCTGGCGGTGAGCTTGGGGGGAGCCTTCTGGTGCTGGCGGATGAATAGTGAGAAGGCAGCAGACCCAG CTGCCACCCCCACAGCGCCCGCCGAGGAGAGCCCCTCTGACCCCCAGTACGCCGAGATCGTGCGCCGGAGCCCCCCGGAAGGTAATGACCAG GGCCTCAGTCACCCTGAAAATAACCAGGAGCAGAGCCCGCCACAGAAAGCACTGGTCACCACCGTCTATGAGCAGATCCACCGGGCGCCAGAGGACACAGCCGAAGAGGTGACATAG
- the LOC142036385 gene encoding SLAM family member 8-like isoform X1, with amino-acid sequence MEGELARSKAQLPSLLLALLSLWPELLFGQARAQPQEVNGVLGGTVLLSPALPPNKTVKEIEWSFSDGDSATIQVAEFGPGGFERPDPKDRFKDRLEMFNKMALKIRALERGDSGVYGARIKLQPALVEDQFFNLSIYESVPSPRTRSQLLASTLEWCNLTLQCQGAGKGAVNVTWKKDNIIRDLTSDRHQLSPDGTTLRLALPPTAANVTYACTVSNPADQKVVLFDLQAICQSGGGQTSFSKSGYIVLTLILLAVSLGGAFWCWRMNSEKAADPAATPTAPAEESPSDPQYAEIVRRSPPEGNDQGLSHPENNQEQSPPQKALVTTVYEQIHRAPEDTAEEAPAEPEHRDFPEGL; translated from the exons AGCTCCTCTTTGGCCAAGCCAGGGCACAGCCCCAGGAGGTGAATGGTGTCCTGGGGGGGACCGtgctgctctccccagctctgccccccaACAAGACAGTGAAGGAAATCGAGTGGAGCTTTTCAGATGGTGACAGTGCCACCATTCAAGTGGCAGAGTTTGGCCCCGGCGGCTTTGAGCGCCCTGACCCCAAGGACCGGTTCAAGGACCGGCTGGAGATGTTCAACAAGATGGCGCTGAAGATCAGGGCCTTGGAGCGGGGCGACAGTGGGGTCTACGGGGCTCGGATTAAACTGCAGCCGGCACTGGTGGAGGATCAGTTCTTCAACCTCTCCATCTATG AGTCGGTGCCAAGCCCCCGGACCCGCAGCCAGCTCCTGGCCAGCACCCTGGAGTGGTGCAACCTGACGTTGCAGTGCCAGGGCGCCGGGAAAGGCGCCGTCAATGTCACCTGGAAGAAGGACAACATCATCCGGGACCTGACCTCTGACCGCCACCAGCTCTCCCCGGACGGGACCACCCTACGGTTGGCCCTACCACCCACCGCCGCCAACGTCACCTACGCCTGCACCGTCAGCAACCCTGCTGACCAGAAGGTCGTCCTCTTTGACCTGCAAGCCATCTGCCAAAGCGGAG GGGGACAGACGTCCTTCTCAAAGTCGGGGTACATCGTCCTGACCCTCATCCTGCTGGCGGTGAGCTTGGGGGGAGCCTTCTGGTGCTGGCGGATGAATAGTGAGAAGGCAGCAGACCCAG CTGCCACCCCCACAGCGCCCGCCGAGGAGAGCCCCTCTGACCCCCAGTACGCCGAGATCGTGCGCCGGAGCCCCCCGGAAGGTAATGACCAG GGCCTCAGTCACCCTGAAAATAACCAGGAGCAGAGCCCGCCACAGAAAGCACTGGTCACCACCGTCTATGAGCAGATCCACCGGGCGCCAGAGGACACAGCCGAAGAG GCACCCGCAGAGCCGGAGCATCGGGATTTCCCGGAAGGGCTGTAA